A genomic segment from Brienomyrus brachyistius isolate T26 chromosome 9, BBRACH_0.4, whole genome shotgun sequence encodes:
- the LOC125748952 gene encoding uncharacterized protein LOC125748952 isoform X1 gives MRPSSSLTCEPGAERVIPWGRDLFTFVTSAAGHMMRTLQKPRKNRPSKRQVNHRRFLHNMIHRKFAEIEAANHQLASAIFSRDNEDGQTLSLCQVLKSNQSDETPKEESSNVTLCLPVLSLDDPDPETVTVEQSGLWTISSHSHEHDFATANRNSETATNPLTLPKENLGRREEVGQAIFGELSSSKQHNDFESCFDFEVDPMKIDLMRFSETLLGENDEQKNIQNCNRSQATLNLEQAEAEADATQCPCVDGPLLRGPPAFHSDGQSLAFCDFMIPSIPDSHCSNTDLNNIMESSQSHILNDSGMMDRNRSEEDCMDLQSLSVSFWEAGDDGAESCKMNFSSAFVSYANSGSLDAIKNQQFNNHPVALSTDMGQSNYLSYDNMENLHRHTRSTYDPHLDTLSNASYHIDSRKPNYCSKKKMDHGIPHNERYNADTFTTVCPNLVNFDLTRRNRGGENDVGRDPSKLSSCSFELVRSGNSSMLYYNDAEQNALKGLGLDGISTLEDNALCYKSYTSGYQRKPIGSVHTFSNSCHSHQGASECIQRDSEQQAGLQGSGYWKPMPDIPESHLHNHGALNSVSVQNSCGAHRNQNLFTGVARAFPASSAKRHLKCILAPALEEDWLFDEIELK, from the exons ATGCGTCCATCCAGTTCCTTGACTTGTGAGCCGGGTGCGGAGAGAGTAATCCCATGGGGCCGTGACCTCTTTACATTTGTGACATCAGCAGCCGGTCACATGATGAGGACACTTCAAAAGCCAAGGAAAAACCGGCCATCGAAGCGACAAGTTAATCATCGGCGGTTTTTGCACAACATGATACACAG GAAATTTGCAGAAATTGAGGCTGCCAACCACCAGCTTGCATCTGCTATTTTCTCAAGGGACAATGAGGATGGCCAGACCCTGTCTCTGTGTCAGGTGCTAAaatccaaccaatcagatgaaaCCCCCAAAGAAG AATCCAGCAATGTGACTTTGTGCCTGCCTGTTCTATCTCTCGATGATCCTGACCCCGAGACTGTCACAGTGGAGCAAAGTGGCCTGTGGACGATCAGCAGTCACTCGCATGAACATGATTTCGCCACTGCAAATAGGAATTCAGAGACAGCAACGAACCCTCTAACTTTACCGAAAGAAAACTTGGGGAGAAGGGAAGAAGTTGGACAAGCCATATTTGGGGAACTCAGCTCATCTAAACAGCACAATGACTTTGAATCCTGCTTTGACTTTGAAGTGGACCCCATGAAAATTGACTTGATGAGATTCAGTGAGACGTTATTAGGTGAAAACGACGAGCAGAAAAATATTCAAAACTGCAATAGAAGCCAGGCCACCCTGAACTTAGAGCAAGCAGAGGCTGAAGCTGATGCCACTCAGTGCCCGTGTGTGGATGGCCCCCTCCTCCGAGGTCCACCAGCTTTCCATTCTGATGGCCAGTCACTGGCTTTCTGTGATTTCATGATACCCAGCATCCCTGATTCCCACTGTTCCAATACTGACCTAAACAACATCATGGAATCCTCTCAGTCACACATACTCAACGATTCTGGCATGATGGACAGGAACAGAAGTGAGGAAGACTGTATGGATCTGCAGTCCCTTTCAGTATCATTTTGGGAAGCTGGGGATGATGGTGCAGAAAGCTGCAAGATGAATTTTAGCAGTGCATTTGTATCCTACGCCAACAGTGGCAGCCTTGATGCCATCAAAAACCAGCAGTTCAACAATCATCCCGTCGCTCTTAGTACAGATATGGGTCAGTCAAACTACTTGAGCTATGATAATATGGAGAACCTCCACAGACACACCAGATCTACATATGATCCACATCTGGACACCCTTAGCAACGCAAGTTATCACATAGATAGTAGGAAACCGAATTATTGCAGCAAGAAAAAGATGGACCATGGGATTCCACATAATGAAAGATACAATGCAGATACTTTCACAACTGTGTGCCCTAATCTTGTCAATTTTGACCTAACCAGGAGGAACAGAGGAGGTGAGAATGACGTCGGCAGAGACCCGAGTAAGTTGAGTTCCTGCAGCTTTGAACTGGTAAGATCTGGCAACAGCTCCATGTTGTATTACAACGATGCAGAACAAAATGCTCTGAAAGGGCTTGGATTAGATGGCATCTCCACACTAGAAGACAATGCCCTGTGTTACAAGAGCTACACTTCAGGTTATCAGAGAAAACCCATTGGCTCTGTCCATACTTTTTCCAATTCATGTCAcagtcatcaaggagcctcaGAGTGCATACAAAGGGATTCAGAACAGCAGGCTGGGCTGCAGGGATCAGGATATTGGAAACCCATGCCAGACATCCCAGAAAGCCATCTCCATAACCATGGTGCTCTGAATTCAGTGTCCGTCCAGAACTCCTGCGGAGCTCACCGGAATCAGAACCTCTTTACAGGGGTGGCCAGAGCTTTCCCAGCCTCCAGCGCAAAAAGACACCTCAAGTGTATATTAGCCCCGGCCCTAGAAGAGGACTGGTTATTTGATGAGATTGAGTTAAAATGA
- the LOC125748952 gene encoding uncharacterized protein LOC125748952 isoform X2: MRPSSSLTCEPGAERVIPWGRDLFTFVTSAAGHMMRTLQKPRKNRPSKRQVNHRRFLHNMIHRKFAEIEAANHQLASAIFSRDNEDGQTLSLCQVLKSNQSDETPKEESSNVTLCLPVLSLDDPDPETVTVEQSGLWTISSHSHEHDFATANRNSETATNPLTLPKENLGRREEVGQAIFGELSSSKQHNDFESCFDFEVDPMKIDLMRFSETLLGENDEQKNIQNCNRSQATLNLEQAEAEADATQCPCVDGPLLRGPPAFHSDGQSLAFCDFMIPSIPDSHCSNTDLNNIMESSQSHILNDSGMMDRNRSEEDCMDLQSLSVSFWEAGDDGAESCKMNFSSAFVSYANSGSLDAIKNQQFNNHPVALSTDMGQSNYLSYDNMENLHRHTRSTYDPHLDTLSNASYHIDSRKPNYCSKKKMDHGIPHNERYNADTFTTVCPNLVNFDLTRRNRGGENDVGRDPIIKEPQSAYKGIQNSRLGCRDQDIGNPCQTSQKAISITMVL; this comes from the exons ATGCGTCCATCCAGTTCCTTGACTTGTGAGCCGGGTGCGGAGAGAGTAATCCCATGGGGCCGTGACCTCTTTACATTTGTGACATCAGCAGCCGGTCACATGATGAGGACACTTCAAAAGCCAAGGAAAAACCGGCCATCGAAGCGACAAGTTAATCATCGGCGGTTTTTGCACAACATGATACACAG GAAATTTGCAGAAATTGAGGCTGCCAACCACCAGCTTGCATCTGCTATTTTCTCAAGGGACAATGAGGATGGCCAGACCCTGTCTCTGTGTCAGGTGCTAAaatccaaccaatcagatgaaaCCCCCAAAGAAG AATCCAGCAATGTGACTTTGTGCCTGCCTGTTCTATCTCTCGATGATCCTGACCCCGAGACTGTCACAGTGGAGCAAAGTGGCCTGTGGACGATCAGCAGTCACTCGCATGAACATGATTTCGCCACTGCAAATAGGAATTCAGAGACAGCAACGAACCCTCTAACTTTACCGAAAGAAAACTTGGGGAGAAGGGAAGAAGTTGGACAAGCCATATTTGGGGAACTCAGCTCATCTAAACAGCACAATGACTTTGAATCCTGCTTTGACTTTGAAGTGGACCCCATGAAAATTGACTTGATGAGATTCAGTGAGACGTTATTAGGTGAAAACGACGAGCAGAAAAATATTCAAAACTGCAATAGAAGCCAGGCCACCCTGAACTTAGAGCAAGCAGAGGCTGAAGCTGATGCCACTCAGTGCCCGTGTGTGGATGGCCCCCTCCTCCGAGGTCCACCAGCTTTCCATTCTGATGGCCAGTCACTGGCTTTCTGTGATTTCATGATACCCAGCATCCCTGATTCCCACTGTTCCAATACTGACCTAAACAACATCATGGAATCCTCTCAGTCACACATACTCAACGATTCTGGCATGATGGACAGGAACAGAAGTGAGGAAGACTGTATGGATCTGCAGTCCCTTTCAGTATCATTTTGGGAAGCTGGGGATGATGGTGCAGAAAGCTGCAAGATGAATTTTAGCAGTGCATTTGTATCCTACGCCAACAGTGGCAGCCTTGATGCCATCAAAAACCAGCAGTTCAACAATCATCCCGTCGCTCTTAGTACAGATATGGGTCAGTCAAACTACTTGAGCTATGATAATATGGAGAACCTCCACAGACACACCAGATCTACATATGATCCACATCTGGACACCCTTAGCAACGCAAGTTATCACATAGATAGTAGGAAACCGAATTATTGCAGCAAGAAAAAGATGGACCATGGGATTCCACATAATGAAAGATACAATGCAGATACTTTCACAACTGTGTGCCCTAATCTTGTCAATTTTGACCTAACCAGGAGGAACAGAGGAGGTGAGAATGACGTCGGCAGAGACCCGA tcatcaaggagcctcaGAGTGCATACAAAGGGATTCAGAACAGCAGGCTGGGCTGCAGGGATCAGGATATTGGAAACCCATGCCAGACATCCCAGAAAGCCATCTCCATAACCATGGTGCTCTGA